The sequence below is a genomic window from Acropora palmata chromosome 5, jaAcrPala1.3, whole genome shotgun sequence.
aAATACAGTTGATTAATTTGAAGGACCATTTTGCAACATACGTTTGTTCGTCTTCTACATTTTTTCGTCTCTGCGCAAAAATTGTACGCTCATAGATGTTTTCCATTAGCTGCTAGAGAAGCGCCAAGGTTATCGGAAAAGAATGTCTATACCTAATAGGGTCTTCATTTTACTATCTTGCAAGGATCAGAAGATGGAGATTCAGAAAGATCACTGACAGATAGTACTAACGGTGAGAATTAAGACAAAACATTGaactattgttttgaatgtCATTCAGAACTTCAGAATTGCCTCATGTGGCAGCGAGATACACAACCACTGACGATCAGGGACAAAAATTAAGAAACGAGGTTTAAATCAATAGCTCGAAGAAACTATGGCCAGTGTTATGTATATTGCCTTCGCTCACTGAATCAGCCGATCAGAAAGTGAAACGTAGCATGTTGGAGTTCCATGCTCGCAGAGTTCTTGCCCGCATTATTCAAACTGGAAAGTAACAATAGACTTTCAAATGTACTGACAAAAGGTAAAGGTACATGGGTTTTAGTTAACACCTTTATCAGCGAATAGCATGAGGATTGACACAAAAGATAGTGCAAGCTATGGTCCTAACTGCTCCAGAATGATAAATGACACTGCGTTATATGAAGACTGTGAATTTGAAGGTAAAGTTCGAATACTTGTCATGCATGAGTGTAAACCAGCCTGTTTTCATTATCAAAGTCCgattgaatgaaatgttgtttCCACTTAAAGGACGAGAAACGAAGGAAAAGAGCTCGAGGGTGTTTGCGCTTCAATGAAATGTGGACTATAAGGATGAAGGAACAGAAACCACGCCGCAAAACAGCATCAGtgaaaaatcaaaactaaGTTAAAAGCATTGCTTAAGGACCTTGCTGCGAGTACAGGAAAATAGCAGCACAGTTATGCCTTGTTCAAGACAATccaattttgagaaaaacgACGAACGGTTGATTCGCAAAAGAAACATCGCTAGAGAGTCGGCAAAGACTAGGAATGATAAAACTGGGAAACACTTTCCTCTTCATGGCGCCCGATCTTGCGTTTCTTTCAAAAGGTGAAAAAGAGTGAGACAAACAAAATACACATATACAAACAccgctttgttttcttcagttgGACGTTATATTGAAACCATCGATCAATTTGCACTACACCCTCTGTGCTTTTGTAATCTAGCTACGTGATTTCCTTCTAGTTGTGCGAAAAAGGGAGTTCGTTGACTCCTTTGGAAGCCGCAACAGAAAAGGATAAAGGCCATTTGATACTCAACCAAAATAAATTGACTTACAAAAAGGAGGTTCTCTCTGTTGCAACAGTCGAAAGACTTTAAAAGAACATAATCTCTAACTGATATCCTATTTAAATTTGCAGTTGAAAAGTTAGCCCACAATTTGTTTTGCAACAACTTCCATTTGTTCTTTATTAAAGAAGTTCAAAGCTTCTCATAGTGATTATTAACTGAAACTATAGATCGTGAACGTAGGCTTAAGAGTGGACAATGTTTGGGTTCCCGCATGCACTCAAAAGTCCCTTGACGCGATCGAAGGAaagaattttaattaaattagTCGACCTAATTCCAAATACCGCACTCTTTCTTGAGTTTTTCGTGTGCAGAGAGCGTTATCCGCCTAAATTACGCCTCcgcgttttctcattttaacGAATTAAAGTGATCAGTTCGGGCATGAAAAATAACATGTCTGAGGCATTCCAGCCAATACCTCTGATATCCATCATCAGTTGGGTCTTGTTCACGCAGGATGATTACAGTTATGCAAAATTCGGTGAACTGCTCTCCAAGCAATTAAGACTTTGTCAAGGCTGTGCAGAGCCAATCCTCCACGATTTTTGTTCTTAAACGCAATGCGAGCTTTCACACCTTCtcatcttttcctttttattagAAACACGTCAAGATGACTTTTTAGCATTAATTAAAAGGTCAGATATTTAGTTCAATCTTCCGAGCGGATTCTTTTTACTTGAGCCGGAACTATTAGAAGTTGATGTCATACGAGGGTATTGATAACCCACCATATGTCGCCGCTATTGAGATCTGTCTTATTTTGTGGTTGTCTAAGCCATGTAATTACTTCATTAAAATGAGCAATGCTCTTTAGACGTATTATACAAATTTCTTAAACTGTATTGCTTCATAGGCCAAAGGCAATCTGGAGAGCCGTGCAGTCTTTGTGCGCAACTAGACTCGAGCCACTCCGAAGGTAAAGCTCGGGTTTCGTGAGTTCGTACGAGTGGTTCAGTTTGCGAATTTGGCTTGCGCTCCACGGATTGCACACGTTATCTGTTTTCCGTTGCCTCAAGTCCAAATATGGATGATTCATcgaattctgaaaaaaaaaactttaataaGAAAGAGAAAGTTGGATTAGCGGCCGCGGCATGCCAGAATTTTACGCTCGCAAGCTTTTGCCTAAATGGTCTAGCTGTTTGAGTgggcaaaaaacaaacaaattattaaacGTTTAAGAGGGATTGTTAGGATTTCTTTTCATCACCGCCTTCCGAACCATTCGGATAATTTCCAATGCGGATGTAGATGTAGCAGAGATCAAAGGTGATaaacacacaaaaacaacCTTGCACGCGACTTTTGATTGGCCGGCGAGCAGCTCAAGGGTTGGAGAAGTTAACCAGATGGTTGAAACCTGGGATTGTATAAACATTTAAGTAAAACCAGAGGCAACTGTTTAAAAACAGGGCCACACACGTGagtgtttcttttgaaaaccaaGTATATAGCACACAAAACTGTTGCGAATGTCGGCTTGTTCTTCCTTCAAAACTCGAACCCCAATCTGCGTTTTGCGGTATATGCGCCTGAAGCGACAAGAGCGGCGACGTTTAAGTCCTAAGGAAAGGCATTGTCTTTCAAATGCTGTCACAGCTGCAAAGATGCAGCTTGGATACCATTTTAAGACGCAGACGCAACGTAGATTGAGGACTGAAAGAAACGCGGGGGTTGCATTGGCGCGATTGCAGCATTTGTAGTTCGGTTTTAGAAACgcagttttcttcatttttcctttcagaTCACATTGCAATTCACAACCAATTCCCGTCCAATCAAGAACTAAGTTTCGTTGCTCGTCAGCCATTCCCTTCGCCCATGCGCACTTCCTCCCGTCCATGGTGTCGCCCAGTCTTCACGCAACTGCAGCGGAGAGGCCTGGAAAAGCGTTTCCAAGTGACCAAGTACGTGACGAAACGAGAAAGGCTGCAGATCGGCGCCATGTTAGGGTTGAGCGAGACACAGGTTAAAGTTTGGTTTCAGAATAGAAGAACGAAATGGAGGCATGAGGCAGCgaagaaagaggaaaaggaaaaagaagaagcgCGAAAGAAGGCGAAGGAGGAACAACGCGAAGAACTCGTAAATTTGcgagaagaggaaaaaaaagacgatgaCTCGTTAAATGTCGGCGCATCAGGAAACAAAAAGCCGTTAAGCACCCTGAAGAAAGACTGAAACTCTCAAAAAAAGATCAAGATAATTGAATGGAAATTTTGCAATGCCcgaagaaataattttagctATTTCCTGTTTTAACTGTGACGTTTGGCAAAAGACACGCTTGCGTAGTGGGTTtggtcaatttgttaaatcaGAGAGCATTCGTGTTCCAATCAGATGGCTTGATCAACTTGGTTGTTTACCTCGTGTGTTCCACGTGCGTTCCTCACGTACAGCATCGTGTGACGTAATGTGTTCCTTGGACATCTTCGCAAAATATTAGAAGTCATCAGGagtaaaaatgttattgtgaGAAAAATAGTCAATATGGATTGACAAGAGTGCATACAAATTTACATATGtcatcaataaataattatatgcaAGTAAAAACCGTTTTTGTAAGTGAGATGGTCTGATTGTCTTTACCTATTTTGTCGACAACTCGTTTTCATATTGGACCCAAAGAAAGTTTCCTCCCTCCGGCCCCTCCCCcaccc
It includes:
- the LOC141881722 gene encoding uncharacterized protein LOC141881722; amino-acid sequence: MFSSPHFLYCNCVTSAPLLHCASAYAPWNCPLASTASEYGSCLDHTATHRGHNNEETESSAEPSTSRRLKFGIENILYGAPSQTDHIAIHNQFPSNQELSFVARQPFPSPMRTSSRPWCRPVFTQLQRRGLEKRFQVTKYVTKRERLQIGAMLGLSETQVKVWFQNRRTKWRHEAAKKEEKEKEEARKKAKEEQREELVNLREEEKKDDDSLNVGASGNKKPLSTLKKD